The following coding sequences lie in one Spinacia oleracea cultivar Varoflay chromosome 1, BTI_SOV_V1, whole genome shotgun sequence genomic window:
- the LOC130463466 gene encoding protein DETOXIFICATION 45, chloroplastic-like, with amino-acid sequence MEETDVKDPNLKQSLESATSQISQLALSNSPTGVANLAAVFLFPLFINYFQMGVTGAATATVVSQYIGSFLMIWFLSKRVILLPPKFGDLKFGVYLKSGGFLIGRTVAVLITMTIGTSMAARQGPLAMAAHQICMQVWLAVSLLTDGLAASGQVYTPRNAPILVRKLMWLVSNGLSVLPASIYYWLERA; translated from the exons ATGGAGGAGACAGATGTTAAAGATCCAAATTTAAAGCAATCTCTGGAGTCTGCTACTTCTCAGATTAGCCAGCTAGCTCTTTCTAATAGTCCTACTG GTGTTGCCAATCTTGCAGCTGTTTTTCTGTTCCCGCTTTTcataaattattttcagatGGGTGTCACTGGAGCAGCCACTGCCACCGTTGTGTCTCA ATACATAGGTAGCTTCTTGATGATTTGGTTTCTTAGCAAGAGAGTAATATTATTACCTCCAAAATTTGGAGATCTGAAGTTTGGGGTCTATTTAAAATCTG GTGGATTTCTGATTGGAAGAACTGTGGCTGTTTTGATAACTATGACGATTGGGACCTCGATGGCTGCTCGTCAaggtcctctagctatggctgcTCATCAAATCTGTATGCAAGTGTGGTTGGCTGTCTCTCTTTTAACTGATGGATTGGCCGCATCTGGTCAG gtctacactccgaggaatgcgcctatactagtgaggaaattgatgtggttagTGAGCAACGGGCTAAGTGTTTTACCCGCAAGTATTTACTATTGGcttgagcgcgcttga